The Engystomops pustulosus chromosome 4, aEngPut4.maternal, whole genome shotgun sequence genome contains a region encoding:
- the LOC140127544 gene encoding putative olfactory receptor 2B8 has translation MDNLFLLWLTTGNLTTVNTFILVGLTSRQDMEILLFIVFLNCYIVSFMGNMLIIWLSTINPRLHTPMYFFLRNLSFLDIWYTSCVVPKMLINFLSVKKTISFNGCLTQMFIHMSLGGSECYLLLSMAYDRYVAICSPLHYTNIMHPVLCVKLAAASWIGGLINSIVNTVYTLQLPFCGPNVVNHFFCEVPTVLELACADTSLNKTVLFFCAIVVAVVPFFAIFFTYVNIIYRIMKIRTMTGRRKAFSTCTSHVIVVTLFYGTIFFIYLRPGTVHVNNQDKMATLFYSVITPMLNPLIYTLRNKDVKLALGISMTVRRM, from the coding sequence ATGGACAACCTCTTCCTTCTATGGCTAACTACTGGGAACCTAACCACCGTGAACACCTTCATCCTTGTGGGGCTAACCAGCAGACAAGACATGGAAATATTACTATTTATTGTATTTCTGAATTGTtacattgtttctttcatgggtaaCATGTTAATAATTTGGCTCAGTACCATAAACCCTCGTCTCCACACCCCAATGTACTTCTTTTTAAGAAATCTCTCCTTCTTGGACATCTGGTACACTTCATGTGTCGTTCCCAAAATGCTTATAAACTTCTTATCAGTGAAGAAAACCATATCGTTTAATGGTTGTTTAACCCAAATGTTTATCCACATGTCTCTAGGAGGGTCAGAGTGTTATTTGTTACTATCAATGGCCTATGACCGCTATGTGGCTATATGCAGCCCCTTACACTACACTAATATTATGCATCCCGTCTTGTGCGTGAAGTTGGCTGCTGCATCGTGGATTGGAGGCTTAATAAACTCTATTGTAAACACGGTATATACATTACAATTACCTTTCTGTGGGCCTAATGTAGTGAACCACTTTTTCTGTGAAGTTCCCACAGTACTAGAGCTGGCGTGTGCAGATACATCTCTTAATAAGACCGTCCTTTTCTTCTGTGCTATAGTAGTAGCTGTTGTCCCTTTCTTTGCCATCTTCTTTACTTATGTCAATATTATTTACAGAATAATGAAGATTCGTACGATGACAGGAAGGAGAAAAGCCTTTTCCACTTGTACGTCACATGTTATTGTGGTCACATTATTTTATGGCAccattttctttatatatttgaGGCCTGGGACTGTTCATGTCAATAACCAAGACAAGATGGCCACCTTGTTTTACAGTGTTATAACCCCAATGCTAAATCCTCTGATATACACATTAAGAAATAAAGATGTTAAATTAGCATTAGGAATCTCTATGACTGTCAGGAGAATGTGA